The DNA window GGCGCCTTCTTCGAGAAGACCGGAACCCTGCGCGACATGGTGGTGACGCATCTCTTTCAGGTGCTCACCTTCATCGCCATGGAGCCCCCCCTGTCGTTCGACCCGAATCGCCTGCGCGACGAGAAGGTGCGCGTGCTTCAGTCGATGCTCCCCGTCACGCCCGAGAAGGTCATCCGCGGTCAGTTTGTCGGGTATCGCCAGGAGCCAGGCGTGGCCAAGGACTCGCAGACCGAGACCTACGCGGCGGTTCAGCTGTTCATCGACAACTGGCGCTGGGCCGGCGTGCCGTTCAACCTGCGCACGGGCAAGATGCTCAAGAGCAAGGTGAGCGAGGTCTCGCTCTCGTTCAAGCACGTGCCCTACAACGTGTTCAAGAACACCCGAAGCGCGCCGCCCGGACGAGATGCACTGGCCTTTCGCATCTGGCCGGACGAAGGCATCTCGCTGCACATGAACGTCAAGCGCCCGGGCACGAGGCTCAACCTGAGCCGAGCCCGCCTCGACTTCGAGTATGAGAAGACCTTCGAGGCCCCCCTCGCCGAGGCGTACGAGCTGCTGCTGCTCGACGGCATGAAGGGCGACCACACCCTGTTCACCCGTGAAGATGAGGTCGAGCGGGCGTGGGAGGTTCTCGACCCGGTCATCTCGGCGCCGCCGCGGGTCCGCTTCTACGAGCCGGAATCATGGGGACCGGACGAGGCAGACGACCTCATCCATCCCCGCCACTGGCACCTCACCTCCACTGAGAAGGCCAGCAAGGCGCACGCGCCCGAGCCATTGATGGTGTGAGCGAG is part of the Pseudomonadota bacterium genome and encodes:
- the zwf gene encoding glucose-6-phosphate dehydrogenase; the encoded protein is MSIPPAASQAIVIFGATGDLMRRKLMPAFYHLYLEKLLPEKFAIVGYARTPMSDDDFRVLMRKSVEEFGRREPGDETWNAFASHLSYRAGGFDHEGDMANLREHLAGLDESQGTAGGRFYYCATPANAYPSIVKRLGECGMQQNARIVIEKPFGRDLASARALNEEIHQVFSERQIFRIDHYLGKETVKNILAFRFSNGMFEPIWNRRYIDNVQITVAEEIGIEGRGAFFEKTGTLRDMVVTHLFQVLTFIAMEPPLSFDPNRLRDEKVRVLQSMLPVTPEKVIRGQFVGYRQEPGVAKDSQTETYAAVQLFIDNWRWAGVPFNLRTGKMLKSKVSEVSLSFKHVPYNVFKNTRSAPPGRDALAFRIWPDEGISLHMNVKRPGTRLNLSRARLDFEYEKTFEAPLAEAYELLLLDGMKGDHTLFTREDEVERAWEVLDPVISAPPRVRFYEPESWGPDEADDLIHPRHWHLTSTEKASKAHAPEPLMV